In Vibrio sp. NTOU-M3, the following proteins share a genomic window:
- a CDS encoding DUF885 family protein produces the protein MKIRFTLTPLALITLSLSGCGALQPSDSNHERLYGLFDSYQQELSTLEGSEFGLINDQMALAIQTLDRVYLGKLEEINRNALNDEEKVYYDIFRFDRKLGIQGAAFPNARFGNFDVPVTHFYNYLEWNAEEAGKKIEPKEGEERSLAELYQSQLDIVQEYTSWTRNLHTQYMQGAQEGIELPKVLIARFVDSSRDTIAANDYALLKHGLKDVQSHADLPAQLVTDYQQAVEQAQAATQSLLEYVAGAYMKTARGSGEKGQLTDTHIGWGDLPNGKNWYQWHLDRNSTTGKSAAELSAMGEQLVADAKAEMIRVAELVVSKRGSTVTADYRDPVTRKVAPRTFKLTHVNGNINLNEFFAFLNSEAFFYGRDGANITGTQYEETCKAASNPSACEAALGDYYLFKDNANQVVGQYFKAIKTDYRIEPSPAGREKYDGVASYDDNVFTLNTHPDYSLQKWNVSTLLLHEAAPGHHFQNAYALEYPPENKPAYIEDVWYTAYGEGWALYTEWLGNEMGIYGELDAHGRPTFKQGTGMCLESNDYHTFQGGIYMDAEECNALQYFGSLNEAQLRNMRLAVDTGIHAKGWSIQQARDYMKANSALGEGDIESESYRYAAHVGQAVSYKSGYLVIKEMLHKAQQELGDDFDYAEFHDQLLKYGQQPMEVVRENVSNWIASKQL, from the coding sequence ATGAAAATACGATTTACCTTAACGCCTTTAGCTCTCATCACTCTCAGTCTTTCTGGATGTGGTGCATTGCAACCCTCTGACTCCAATCATGAACGGCTGTATGGCTTGTTTGACTCTTATCAACAAGAGCTCAGTACGCTTGAGGGCAGCGAGTTTGGTTTGATTAATGATCAAATGGCGCTGGCGATCCAAACGCTTGATCGTGTTTATCTTGGCAAATTGGAAGAGATTAATCGCAATGCTTTGAATGATGAAGAAAAAGTCTATTACGATATTTTCCGCTTTGACCGCAAATTGGGTATCCAGGGCGCAGCTTTCCCCAATGCACGTTTCGGCAATTTTGATGTTCCGGTAACGCATTTCTATAACTACTTGGAATGGAACGCAGAAGAGGCAGGGAAGAAAATTGAGCCTAAAGAAGGAGAAGAACGAAGCCTTGCTGAGCTATATCAGTCGCAGTTGGACATTGTGCAAGAATATACGTCTTGGACGCGTAACTTACATACCCAGTACATGCAAGGGGCGCAAGAGGGGATCGAGCTGCCGAAAGTACTCATTGCTCGTTTTGTCGATAGCAGCCGAGATACCATTGCAGCAAATGATTATGCGCTGCTAAAACACGGGTTGAAGGACGTTCAGTCACACGCGGATCTTCCTGCTCAATTGGTGACCGATTACCAACAAGCGGTAGAGCAAGCGCAAGCTGCAACGCAATCGTTGCTCGAATATGTTGCAGGTGCTTACATGAAAACGGCTCGAGGTAGCGGTGAAAAAGGACAATTGACCGATACCCATATTGGTTGGGGAGATTTACCCAACGGCAAAAACTGGTACCAATGGCACCTTGACCGAAACAGTACCACAGGTAAGTCTGCGGCAGAGCTCAGTGCAATGGGCGAGCAATTAGTGGCAGATGCGAAAGCGGAGATGATCCGTGTGGCAGAGCTAGTGGTTAGCAAGCGTGGCTCTACAGTCACTGCGGATTATCGCGATCCTGTGACACGTAAAGTTGCGCCGCGCACATTCAAACTAACCCATGTGAATGGCAATATTAATCTCAATGAGTTTTTTGCTTTCCTCAATAGTGAAGCCTTCTTCTATGGCCGTGATGGGGCAAACATAACCGGAACTCAATATGAAGAGACGTGTAAAGCGGCGTCGAATCCTTCTGCCTGCGAGGCGGCACTTGGTGATTACTACTTGTTTAAAGACAATGCGAATCAGGTCGTTGGGCAATATTTTAAAGCCATAAAAACAGATTACCGCATTGAGCCATCGCCAGCGGGACGGGAAAAATACGATGGGGTAGCGTCCTATGATGACAACGTCTTCACACTCAATACCCATCCAGATTACAGCCTACAGAAATGGAATGTCTCCACGCTACTCTTGCACGAAGCGGCTCCGGGCCATCATTTCCAAAATGCCTATGCATTAGAATATCCACCAGAGAATAAGCCAGCTTACATCGAAGATGTATGGTACACCGCTTATGGAGAAGGCTGGGCACTGTATACAGAATGGCTTGGTAATGAAATGGGCATTTATGGTGAATTAGATGCTCATGGGCGTCCAACCTTTAAACAGGGCACGGGCATGTGTCTAGAAAGTAATGATTACCATACGTTTCAAGGTGGGATCTACATGGATGCAGAAGAATGTAATGCCTTACAGTACTTTGGTAGTCTGAATGAAGCGCAGCTAAGGAACATGCGTTTGGCGGTTGATACGGGCATTCATGCGAAAGGTTGGAGTATTCAGCAAGCGCGTGATTACATGAAAGCCAACTCCGCATTAGGTGAAGGAGACATCGAGTCTGAAAGTTATCGTTACGCGGCCCATGTCGGGCAGGCGGTTTCTTATAAATCAGGCTATCTGGTGATTAAAGAGATGCTGCACAAAGCGCAACAAGAACTGGGTGATGACTTTGACTACGCGGAATTTCATGATCAACTACTGAAATATGGTCAGCAACCGATGGAAGTGGTGCGAGAAAACGTCAGTAATTGGATTGCATCGAAGCAATTGTAA
- a CDS encoding SDR family NAD(P)-dependent oxidoreductase yields the protein MKTVVIWGAASGLGAAMVEHFYSCGFNVIGVARNPDINPRLKALEIETLSCDATNLVQVNQVVQTLSTESYVISTMGSSQADVPVDYIGHRYLIDALEARNIKRFLLVTSLGCGDSWQYLSPRAKQGFGAAVREKSLAETWLQSSSLDYTILRPGGLKDGEVTQQGELSQYKEVHGLIYRGEVARLAYELLQDEASIGQIFQCVDPSINY from the coding sequence ATGAAAACAGTCGTTATTTGGGGAGCTGCGAGTGGGCTAGGCGCGGCGATGGTTGAGCATTTTTACTCCTGTGGTTTTAACGTGATTGGCGTTGCTAGAAATCCAGATATTAACCCACGTTTGAAAGCATTAGAGATTGAAACACTGAGTTGTGATGCGACCAACTTAGTGCAAGTTAACCAAGTGGTTCAGACGTTATCCACAGAATCTTATGTGATATCAACGATGGGCAGTTCTCAAGCTGATGTGCCTGTTGATTATATTGGTCATCGTTATCTCATTGATGCGCTTGAAGCGCGCAATATAAAACGCTTTTTACTCGTGACGTCATTGGGGTGTGGTGATTCATGGCAATACCTTTCACCACGCGCCAAGCAAGGGTTTGGTGCAGCGGTAAGAGAAAAGTCTCTTGCAGAAACTTGGCTTCAAAGCAGTTCGTTAGATTACACTATTTTGCGTCCTGGAGGTTTGAAGGATGGTGAAGTAACTCAGCAAGGTGAGCTCTCCCAGTACAAGGAAGTTCATGGGCTGATTTATCGTGGGGAAGTTGCTCGGCTTGCCTATGAATTGTTGCAAGATGAGGCTTCTATTGGTCAGATTTTTCAGTGTGTTGATCCATCAATAAATTATTAG
- a CDS encoding DUF805 domain-containing protein, which translates to MEWYLAVLKQYAVFSGRARRQEYWMFFLVNMIISFVLGIIDGLLGTAFIGFLYSLAILIPSLAVLARRLHDTGRSGWWILIGLIPLIGILVLLYFTVQDSVPGTNEYGANPKENASQDEDKLVV; encoded by the coding sequence ATGGAGTGGTATTTAGCGGTCTTAAAACAATACGCGGTATTCTCTGGCCGAGCACGACGTCAGGAATATTGGATGTTCTTCCTAGTTAACATGATCATCTCTTTTGTTCTCGGGATTATCGATGGCTTACTCGGCACCGCTTTTATTGGCTTCCTTTACAGCCTTGCCATACTGATCCCAAGCTTGGCAGTGCTCGCAAGACGATTACACGATACCGGACGTTCTGGTTGGTGGATCCTAATTGGCTTAATCCCACTTATTGGGATTCTTGTGCTGCTGTACTTTACTGTTCAAGACAGCGTGCCTGGTACAAATGAGTACGGCGCAAATCCGAAAGAGAACGCCTCACAAGACGAAGACAAACTGGTGGTTTAA
- a CDS encoding helix-turn-helix domain-containing protein produces MSELKKLLTESSTQLQQIEIRSPRTIPTSYYPLIGESEVMIRVKKQVAFAASVDFPVFISGELGTEKKSVAYSIHCQRGLRADRFVYVPANMHNLPAYIEYLSDGIKQAREGTLYLSEVDLLSAEKKDYLISLFTQEAFQYELTSRNVNLVISCTEPLLIVNGNNQFLAKLLGNTTPHLELYLPPLKERKQDIPQHINHILKKLSYHSKLQLSPDAMTLLKEYEWPENLTQLQRAIMVIASCRRNNDIQITDIHSAQVIDTPNDTRDIIDDIRQNNFTSYEHIHPSLLKALHFMSLNYTESISLADLSNASYTSPSHLSYLFREFLGHSFKTILVQLRVREAKEKIERSPMSKITEISFCSGFGDLSHFEKMFKRYVGCTPRQFRQQRRNQVRVS; encoded by the coding sequence ATGTCAGAGCTAAAAAAATTATTAACGGAAAGTAGTACCCAACTTCAACAAATCGAAATCCGAAGTCCGAGAACAATCCCCACGAGCTACTACCCGCTCATTGGTGAATCAGAAGTGATGATTCGGGTTAAGAAACAGGTTGCTTTCGCAGCCAGTGTTGATTTCCCAGTATTTATTTCGGGAGAGTTAGGGACAGAGAAGAAAAGTGTTGCTTATAGTATTCATTGTCAGCGAGGCTTAAGAGCAGATCGTTTTGTTTATGTGCCTGCCAATATGCATAACCTACCTGCTTATATCGAATATTTGTCGGATGGGATAAAACAAGCACGAGAAGGCACTTTGTATCTTTCTGAAGTAGATTTGTTAAGTGCAGAAAAAAAAGACTATTTAATCTCACTGTTTACGCAAGAGGCTTTCCAATACGAGTTAACAAGTCGCAACGTTAACCTTGTGATATCGTGCACCGAACCACTGCTGATCGTAAATGGGAACAATCAATTTCTCGCCAAACTACTTGGCAATACCACACCACACTTAGAATTATACCTCCCGCCTCTAAAAGAACGAAAGCAAGATATACCACAGCATATTAACCATATTTTGAAAAAACTCTCGTATCACTCAAAACTTCAGTTATCACCGGATGCTATGACTTTATTGAAGGAGTATGAGTGGCCTGAAAATCTGACTCAACTGCAAAGAGCCATTATGGTAATTGCTTCATGTCGTCGAAATAATGATATTCAGATAACCGATATTCACAGCGCACAGGTGATCGATACACCAAACGACACTCGGGATATCATTGATGATATTCGTCAGAATAACTTCACTTCATATGAACATATTCACCCTTCGTTACTGAAAGCTCTACATTTCATGAGCTTGAATTATACCGAATCCATCAGCTTAGCCGATTTATCAAATGCCTCTTATACCAGTCCTTCCCACTTATCTTATTTATTTCGCGAGTTTCTAGGACACTCTTTTAAAACCATCTTAGTGCAACTACGGGTGAGAGAAGCGAAGGAGAAAATTGAGCGCAGTCCGATGTCTAAGATCACCGAAATTAGTTTTTGTTCTGGCTTTGGTGATCTCAGTCACTTTGAAAAAATGTTCAAACGTTATGTCGGCTGTACCCCACGTCAATTTCGCCAGCAAAGAAGGAATCAAGTGCGGGTAAGTTAA
- a CDS encoding RebB family R body protein, translating into MDIDVAKLLNQFTPTASRNMVLNMVADSLGKSSQNATHVQQQIQTIVVTNTALSSGLIYSIAAKNA; encoded by the coding sequence ATGGATATTGATGTAGCAAAACTGCTTAACCAGTTCACACCTACAGCCTCGCGCAACATGGTGCTCAATATGGTGGCAGATTCATTGGGGAAGTCTTCGCAGAATGCAACACATGTTCAGCAGCAGATCCAAACCATTGTCGTGACGAATACTGCATTGAGCTCTGGGCTTATCTACTCCATAGCGGCAAAAAACGCTTGA
- a CDS encoding RebB family R body protein, with translation MPVNDAVTDSVTQVNTKVVGETPAMAGGNLLLSTSQAMGISALNSVGANQQATLVHQTSTVQGVNALLTTGTAVLGRSVEIIME, from the coding sequence ATGCCAGTAAATGACGCAGTCACTGATTCAGTGACGCAAGTGAATACCAAAGTGGTCGGTGAAACACCGGCAATGGCGGGAGGGAATCTACTTTTGTCTACTAGTCAGGCAATGGGTATTTCCGCATTGAACAGCGTGGGGGCAAACCAACAAGCCACCCTTGTTCATCAAACTTCGACAGTGCAGGGCGTGAATGCTTTGCTGACGACGGGCACTGCCGTTTTAGGTCGTAGTGTCGAAATTATCATGGAATAA
- a CDS encoding RebB family R body protein → MPVNEQVTDSVTQVNTKVVGETPAMAMGNLLMSTSHALSNAAHNATAAQQQAQITMQAATVQGVNSLMAIGSSVIGRGAESIIEKG, encoded by the coding sequence ATGCCAGTAAATGAACAAGTAACGGACTCTGTAACTCAGGTTAATACAAAGGTCGTTGGTGAAACACCAGCCATGGCTATGGGCAACCTGCTTATGTCTACTAGCCATGCGCTTAGCAATGCTGCGCACAATGCGACAGCCGCTCAGCAGCAAGCTCAGATCACTATGCAAGCTGCAACCGTGCAAGGTGTGAACTCGTTAATGGCCATTGGTTCGTCGGTCATTGGTCGTGGTGCAGAAAGCATCATCGAAAAAGGTTAA
- a CDS encoding RebB family R body protein, which translates to MPVNEQVTDSVTQVNTKVVGETPAMAMGNLLMSTGQALGTAAHNATSAQQQAQITMQAATVQGVNSLMSIGSSVVGRSAEGIIEKDS; encoded by the coding sequence ATGCCAGTAAATGAACAAGTAACGGATTCAGTCACTCAGGTAAACACAAAGGTCGTTGGCGAAACACCAGCGATGGCAATGGGCAATTTGCTGATGTCGACGGGCCAAGCTCTAGGAACTGCCGCTCATAATGCGACAAGTGCTCAGCAGCAAGCGCAAATCACCATGCAGGCAGCAACGGTACAAGGCGTGAACTCGCTAATGTCTATCGGCAGCTCCGTTGTGGGCCGAAGTGCTGAAGGCATTATTGAGAAAGACAGCTAA
- a CDS encoding RebB family R body protein, translating into MEEQNPEYKNEFEQPLSNNAIEQFNTLQGFSPQATGLLETTLADTLGLSMHNAITNQQQSQMTTAASVTNACARLLQTQAQSSSSNNMPPPATEPAIVVNPNDRLGTSLETELVVEEAEKSQKKFSLFGFLKMKKGAEDE; encoded by the coding sequence ATGGAAGAGCAAAATCCTGAATACAAAAATGAGTTTGAACAGCCCTTATCAAATAATGCGATAGAACAGTTTAATACATTGCAGGGGTTCTCCCCTCAGGCAACAGGTCTGTTAGAGACAACACTTGCAGATACACTAGGTCTGTCTATGCACAATGCCATCACCAACCAGCAGCAATCACAAATGACCACCGCAGCATCAGTGACCAATGCATGTGCTCGCCTTTTGCAAACTCAGGCACAGTCTTCCTCAAGTAATAACATGCCACCGCCTGCGACAGAACCAGCTATTGTAGTGAATCCAAATGATCGTTTGGGTACATCCCTAGAGACTGAACTTGTTGTGGAAGAGGCGGAAAAATCACAAAAGAAATTTAGCTTGTTCGGTTTTCTGAAAATGAAAAAAGGTGCGGAAGATGAATAG
- a CDS encoding RebB family R body protein — translation MAKKVNEQITDSVTQTNTQVLASAPSNAMGNLYTAMGLAMSNMNNNATNAQQQAQIGMQAATVQGVNSLTAMGTAVLGRATEEVVEK, via the coding sequence ATGGCAAAGAAAGTAAACGAACAAATCACAGACTCAGTAACTCAAACCAATACACAGGTGTTGGCAAGTGCACCTTCTAATGCAATGGGTAATTTATATACCGCAATGGGGTTAGCGATGTCGAATATGAACAATAATGCAACCAATGCGCAGCAACAGGCTCAAATTGGAATGCAAGCCGCGACAGTTCAAGGGGTTAACTCACTCACTGCGATGGGGACGGCAGTCCTCGGCCGAGCCACAGAAGAAGTCGTGGAAAAATAA
- a CDS encoding RebB family R body protein, whose amino-acid sequence MSEPQAGKDLEQVSKMIDQLTESAMSDSMGLHMQNAVTIQQGMQAVGNAATSTACALILKKGG is encoded by the coding sequence ATGAGTGAGCCACAAGCAGGAAAAGATCTTGAACAAGTTTCGAAAATGATTGATCAACTGACTGAGTCCGCCATGTCAGACTCGATGGGTTTACATATGCAAAATGCTGTCACTATCCAACAGGGGATGCAAGCGGTGGGTAATGCCGCTACTTCAACAGCTTGTGCGTTGATTTTGAAGAAAGGCGGCTGA
- a CDS encoding DUF922 domain-containing protein — protein MKMSILSTLIVTTSLLSTNVFAAAPYNPSQSYQGGSQVEYQGNIYEAKWWVGVGETPVVNSNEPWQTPWKWVSVIDTNLEPQSPIDAPDEQNNISTQTTQNGLGATVTSSVTENLHYYLIDPDSPEDIRHALNNDTTVPRHGRTDYNVAWKYTYAKSDGICSIATAEVNVNTKYVMPKLSLRSSANSDIKHKFDTYFDKLMAHERNHHNFGVQAAKEIEQLIFYWAPESCQTIGDSINGEAHRIINYYGEQDRIYDEETNHGYTEGVVID, from the coding sequence ATGAAAATGAGCATCTTGAGCACCCTAATCGTAACAACCAGCCTACTTAGTACGAATGTGTTTGCTGCCGCACCATACAATCCATCTCAATCCTATCAAGGTGGAAGCCAAGTTGAGTATCAAGGGAATATTTATGAAGCAAAGTGGTGGGTAGGCGTTGGCGAGACACCGGTAGTTAACTCGAATGAACCGTGGCAAACCCCATGGAAGTGGGTCAGTGTGATTGACACCAATTTAGAACCACAATCACCGATAGATGCTCCTGACGAACAAAACAACATATCAACCCAAACAACACAAAATGGACTAGGGGCAACGGTAACAAGCAGTGTGACTGAAAACCTGCATTATTACCTTATCGACCCTGACTCGCCTGAAGATATTCGACACGCGCTAAATAATGATACGACAGTTCCTAGACACGGAAGGACTGACTATAACGTTGCTTGGAAATACACCTACGCGAAAAGCGATGGCATTTGCTCTATCGCGACCGCTGAAGTTAATGTTAATACCAAATACGTGATGCCTAAACTGTCTCTTCGTTCAAGTGCAAATAGCGATATTAAACACAAATTCGATACGTATTTTGACAAGTTGATGGCCCACGAAAGAAACCACCACAACTTCGGTGTACAGGCTGCAAAAGAGATTGAACAACTCATTTTCTACTGGGCTCCCGAGTCCTGCCAAACCATTGGAGACTCTATCAATGGTGAAGCCCACCGAATTATAAATTATTACGGTGAGCAAGACAGAATTTACGATGAAGAAACTAACCATGGTTATACGGAAGGTGTTGTCATAGATTAA
- a CDS encoding DUF2589 domain-containing protein, whose product MPVSQGPGLVSMAQQFSGLPMGELIGAPLMAAADANHKMAMTQVKFMLDTCFSKEENGTEYQPVMVDLKLKRPVIKSSKEAGSNGSQTSIETDTVESSITIPLLTLLPLNALAVDDVSIGFNMEVKSSFSNEQSQTEKDSMSAQGSFEAKVGYGPFSCSVSGSVAKSSESSSSNTEKYEKSNKATYDVKVHAGQLPLPEGVGVIIQAYTDNITPIMLTDGQ is encoded by the coding sequence ATGCCAGTATCACAAGGACCAGGATTGGTTTCTATGGCACAACAATTCAGTGGATTACCAATGGGTGAGCTTATTGGTGCTCCACTGATGGCGGCGGCTGATGCCAACCACAAAATGGCAATGACGCAGGTAAAATTTATGCTCGATACCTGTTTTAGCAAAGAGGAAAATGGCACCGAGTATCAACCCGTAATGGTTGATTTAAAACTCAAACGACCTGTCATCAAAAGCAGTAAAGAGGCAGGCAGCAATGGTAGCCAAACCAGCATTGAAACCGACACCGTTGAATCATCCATTACGATCCCGCTGCTCACTCTACTGCCTCTCAATGCGCTAGCAGTCGATGACGTCTCAATTGGTTTCAATATGGAAGTGAAATCCAGCTTTTCCAATGAGCAGAGCCAAACAGAAAAAGACAGCATGTCGGCTCAAGGCAGCTTTGAAGCAAAAGTGGGTTATGGTCCATTTTCATGCAGCGTCAGCGGTAGCGTCGCGAAATCTTCTGAGAGCAGCAGCTCGAATACAGAGAAGTATGAAAAGAGCAATAAAGCGACATATGACGTCAAAGTACACGCAGGACAGCTTCCTCTACCTGAAGGAGTTGGGGTGATCATCCAAGCGTATACCGACAATATCACGCCAATCATGCTAACTGACGGGCAATAA
- a CDS encoding cache domain-containing protein gives MRNIGILIVRCLPALFFFSLVITFVWWHKVANIEQQVIMTTLSQLESQVDTELRQREAQIDAFFQRAERSVDAIATDLDREQSEYSRLIPKMLETMSEQHCTAIGTHFADAYDKSLLEPHFSDYTYRGENKVLYAPFFTKAGRSVTSYPYDYTLTGNNALNIGWYSEKIASGSWFGPYFGHANQSYLISYRAPFGWDEEKQRNLGNVVADYSLESLRDMLAGLQLLSSGYGILLTSDGTIISHPVTDYLSRNIAEIENLNLDLNEIDALPERQFLSLAALNGQPESSDDKFVYTRSFSERGWKVIAVIKKQDALEYHSTEAIKEGNESFSAYRLKQQVYLILLATLSAFLFCAAAISTLKLMKRQRIWLCAGVFSALCILATLLIWRAHLLTDHDRQSDDIVVTDQTELEAALNAIHRAQGRKEGNEPAKIKTGFFIQSARFASSTDVYVTGYAWQKLPEQWQEQLAKGQNSSTLLSLVLPEAESSSVEVVYSDKTMTRWYFEASLRQAFNYLKYPFDEEEIWIRARFRDFHQSDVILIPDLTAYPPFSRSTRYGLEEDLFIEGWDITNTSYYFRNVRYSSNFGDDTLNSQIHAQPDLFFGISVKRDFVGVLIAHMLPLAVIAYLVFAVLMIHTRDKEHNELLGFNSAMVLGYAASLFFALTLSHFSLRQTLQAKGIIYLEYFYFILYIALAFVVANALAYTLKKVPKTSRLLWAQFIYWPALLISLLFFTVLRFS, from the coding sequence ATGCGAAATATTGGAATACTCATCGTGCGCTGTTTGCCAGCGCTGTTCTTTTTCTCTTTAGTGATCACGTTTGTGTGGTGGCATAAAGTTGCCAACATAGAACAACAAGTGATCATGACGACACTATCTCAGTTAGAGAGTCAGGTAGATACAGAGCTCCGACAACGTGAGGCTCAAATTGATGCTTTTTTTCAACGAGCGGAACGTTCAGTCGATGCCATTGCCACAGATCTAGATCGTGAGCAGTCTGAGTATTCGCGCTTGATCCCTAAGATGTTGGAAACCATGAGTGAGCAACATTGCACCGCCATTGGGACCCACTTCGCGGATGCCTATGACAAATCTTTACTTGAACCTCATTTTTCTGATTACACCTATCGCGGAGAAAATAAGGTGCTTTATGCTCCGTTTTTTACCAAAGCGGGGCGAAGCGTCACCAGTTATCCCTACGACTACACGCTCACAGGCAATAACGCGCTCAACATTGGTTGGTACAGTGAAAAAATCGCGTCGGGCAGTTGGTTTGGGCCGTATTTTGGTCATGCGAATCAATCTTATCTGATCAGCTATCGTGCGCCGTTTGGCTGGGATGAGGAAAAGCAGCGTAATTTAGGCAATGTTGTCGCCGATTACTCTTTGGAAAGTTTGCGCGATATGCTTGCTGGTCTTCAGTTGCTCTCAAGTGGTTACGGGATCCTCTTAACCAGTGATGGAACAATTATCTCTCACCCGGTCACGGATTATCTCTCGCGCAATATCGCAGAAATAGAAAACCTAAACTTAGATCTGAATGAGATAGACGCGTTACCGGAACGTCAATTTCTCTCGCTGGCAGCGTTAAACGGCCAACCTGAAAGCAGTGATGACAAGTTTGTCTACACCCGTAGTTTTAGTGAACGTGGGTGGAAGGTGATTGCGGTGATCAAGAAACAAGATGCACTGGAATACCACTCTACGGAGGCCATTAAAGAGGGAAACGAATCTTTTTCTGCGTATCGACTTAAGCAGCAGGTGTATCTGATTCTGCTTGCTACATTGAGTGCATTTTTGTTCTGTGCAGCAGCGATCTCAACGTTGAAATTGATGAAGCGACAGCGGATCTGGCTTTGTGCCGGAGTATTTTCAGCGCTGTGTATTTTAGCCACTCTCCTGATTTGGCGGGCGCATTTGCTCACGGATCATGATCGTCAAAGTGACGATATCGTGGTGACGGATCAGACGGAATTGGAAGCCGCGCTCAATGCGATTCATCGTGCTCAAGGTCGAAAAGAGGGTAACGAACCGGCCAAAATCAAGACTGGCTTTTTTATTCAGTCGGCTCGATTTGCGTCATCGACCGATGTGTATGTCACCGGTTATGCATGGCAAAAATTACCAGAGCAATGGCAAGAACAGTTAGCAAAAGGCCAAAACTCTTCAACATTGCTTAGTTTGGTATTGCCAGAGGCGGAAAGTTCCTCTGTCGAAGTCGTGTACTCCGATAAAACCATGACCCGGTGGTATTTTGAAGCGTCATTGCGCCAAGCTTTTAACTACCTGAAATATCCATTCGATGAAGAAGAGATCTGGATACGTGCGCGATTTCGCGACTTCCATCAAAGTGACGTCATCTTGATTCCCGATCTTACTGCTTACCCTCCATTTTCGCGCAGCACGCGTTATGGCTTAGAGGAAGATCTGTTCATCGAAGGGTGGGACATCACTAATACTTCGTACTATTTTCGCAATGTCAGATATAGCAGCAACTTTGGTGATGACACACTGAATTCACAAATCCATGCGCAACCCGATCTCTTTTTCGGTATATCGGTAAAACGGGATTTTGTGGGGGTGTTGATCGCGCATATGTTGCCACTCGCCGTGATTGCCTATTTGGTATTTGCCGTGCTGATGATCCACACCCGAGACAAAGAACACAATGAGCTGCTTGGCTTTAACTCAGCCATGGTTTTAGGGTATGCCGCCAGCCTGTTCTTTGCCCTAACCTTATCCCATTTTTCATTACGTCAGACGCTTCAGGCCAAAGGGATCATCTACCTCGAATATTTCTATTTCATTCTCTACATCGCATTGGCTTTTGTGGTGGCAAATGCGTTGGCCTACACATTGAAAAAAGTACCTAAAACGTCTCGTTTGCTATGGGCACAATTCATTTACTGGCCAGCGTTACTCATCTCGCTATTGTTCTTCACAGTATTGAGGTTTAGCTAA